In Plasmodium vivax scf_6649 genomic scaffold, whole genome shotgun sequence, the sequence TCAAAATCCAGCTGATGAACAAAAATCAAGGCAAGGAAGCGTAATTCCACAGTCTCTATCTGGCTCAACGCCTTCTGATGGTTCTGATAGAACAAATGGTAAAACATCTCAAGAATTTGATGATCATCATTCAACAACCTCTGCATTGGCAGAAACCAAGGCAAAGCCGTTAAATGCTCCATCCCCTTCCGGAATTAGAGGACTGGATAATTCTCCATGCGATCCTTCTTCAGAATGTGTGCCTGGAAAATATTCTTATTTAACTTGTACTTCAAGGGAACAAATTTTAGATACAAGAGGTATTCAAACTAATCCCAGTTGTGGTAAAACCTTAGACATTAATAATCCTGAAACTGAGGATTCTGCTGGTAAAGTCATTGCGGGGCAAACTAGTAGTGTACAGTATGTTTCTCAAGGAATATCTGATGGTTTACATCCTACTAATAGGAATTATGGCTCTGTACAACGTGCTGATGATAATTCCCATCCTAAAGCTACTGATGAAGGAAGAACTGGTACAGTGGTTTCAGATCGTGAAAATACTGGTAGTGAACTTAGTAGTGCATCTCTTGTCAGTGTTCCTTCTAGTGATGAAGGTACTAATGGTATAACTGGTGTTGATATATCTACTGAATATAGAGCTCCTGATGGCGCAAGTAATAGTGTTAAAGATTCTCATGACCATCCACATGGTAAAGAAGTTTCATTTATTGGAACTACCTATAGCACAACACCAAATACAGAAATAACTGctaataataatgatatattaaGTAAAGTCATCAATGCAATACAAGATAACCCACAAATCATAAAAACTTCAGCACCCATAGGAATTGCTCTGTTATTgggccttctttttaaagtaaactaaaattatttgccttaaaaaaaactattcatatttttttaattatatataataattaaattaaatatttaccaatttttcctttatagTACACTCCTTTGTGGAGAGTTCTTACTAAAAAGAATAGGAAGAACGGAGCAGGTATCATTGAAGAATTGAATAGTGTAGTACAAGAACCTTCAATTATGGATGACGAAAGAAGTATCCCATTTTCATATGGTGCTTTTGAATATTCATCATTTGatcaaaatgtatattaaataattgatcattcgtatatataattaaaatgtgcaataaaaaatattacttttttatgtaatttaatttttaattaggtttttttgttaaattagCATAGAAATATTTGCGTCATTATTTAAACTGCAtagtattaaaaataaatatggaAAATACGGTTTGCattattgtaattaaaatacaGCCATATAGAacagtatatttttttgtaaatttttaaatcttaCATATTTTCTGAAATTTTATATGCtgaaaggttttttttttaatacatatgtgtataatgTAATTCAATTGAATGTATATTACCCTTTGTctcatttaatatttttttttttattaataaaaaattaaaacataattaacctttttttgtgcttatATAAACAGTATCATTGGTTCTTTTAattgaaattaaattaaaatatgttataggACGATAAATGTTTGTCTCTTTCGGGAAGTAAAATATGTTAGGTAActgtcatttttgtaaaaaatatagcattaaatatatataatatataaaaataatttaaataaaaaatttaattatgaaataaatgttgtatttaatgttatattcaaataatatatgtacacaatacatttgtaactttttttttcaatcacTAATTACTTCATGTTGAATTGTTATAAAAGAACCACTAATAAAGAACGTTCCTAATATAGAAATCTGTTGTTAAATAGCCTATGAAAATACTTCAAAATTACAGTAGCATAAAATCAATATTTTAGAAAGAACTAAAATGTACTTATAATAAGTACTATAACGAAGATATTAAAGATTAAATTGTATCATCAACTAAATtgcatttattaataattatatatattttaaactattttaaaaCTATTACAACAT encodes:
- a CDS encoding variable surface protein Vir18, truncated, putative (encoded by transcript PVX_065190A), with amino-acid sequence DKDLQECYDNGYVNVKLIDHDTIKNFTNKCNRNRTCNNRATAAKKPPINKPTTQRTCNKGGECKNETPSSVDVKSKANLSSGTANPQSSGRKVSQEQGQNPADEQKSRQGSVIPQSLSGSTPSDGSDRTNGKTSQEFDDHHSTTSALAETKAKPLNAPSPSGIRGLDNSPCDPSSECVPGKYSYLTCTSREQILDTRGIQTNPSCGKTLDINNPETEDSAGKVIAGQTSSVQYVSQGISDGLHPTNRNYGSVQRADDNSHPKATDEGRTGTVVSDRENTGSELSSASLVSVPSSDEGTNGITGVDISTEYRAPDGASNSVKDSHDHPHGKEVSFIGTTYSTTPNTEITANNNDILSKVINAIQDNPQIIKTSAPIGIALLLGLLFKYTPLWRVLTKKNRKNGAGIIEELNSVVQEPSIMDDERSIPFSYGAFEYSSFDQNVY